A single genomic interval of Romboutsia ilealis harbors:
- the ligA gene encoding NAD-dependent DNA ligase LigA produces the protein MNVEKIINELIDKINYHNEKYYNEDSPEISDIEYDNLVKELIKLEEENPQFKRIDSPTNRVGGKALEKFNQITHKIPMLSLSNAYSYSDLKDFDKRVRDMVNEDIEYVVEFKIDGLSVGITYDNGEFQYGATRGNGVIGEDISKNLMTIKNIPLKINDNDEIVVRGEVYISKEDFKKVNEQQSEQDLQGFANPRNLAAGSLRQLDPKLTAKRPLDIFIFNLEYSQNNQFKSHSESLEFLSKLGFSVSPNYKVCKNIDEVIEHIKYWTENRENLEFEIDGMVIKVNSLKQRESMGYTAKSPRWAIAYKFPAEKKKTKIIDIIVEVGRTGTITPTAVLEPVRLAGTSVSRATLHNEDYIKEKDIKINDTVLVQKAGDIIPQVLEVIKEERTGEEVEFNMPDKCPVCSEPTVRLEGESAVKCINISCPAQIRRGIIHFASRDAMNIDGLGESIISLLLNENIINDISDLYKIRKEDVVNLERMGEKSATNLINAINKSKENDLWRLINGLGIKFIGTKGAKILANSYKDLDKIMNTTASELVNLEEFGETMANSVVEFFKEDKNIKVVDKLKEYGLNTKVIENENNDINKVFEGMKIVLTGTLPTLKRNDAKEMIESRGGKSTSSVSKSTTFVLAGEEAGSKLTKANELGIKVIDEDTFIELCKLSSKEDVESRLK, from the coding sequence TGGTGGAAAGGCACTAGAAAAATTTAACCAAATAACACATAAAATACCAATGTTGAGTTTATCTAATGCATATTCATATTCAGACTTAAAAGACTTTGATAAAAGAGTAAGAGATATGGTAAATGAAGATATTGAATATGTAGTTGAATTTAAGATAGATGGTTTATCAGTGGGTATTACATATGATAATGGAGAGTTTCAATATGGAGCAACTAGGGGAAATGGAGTTATAGGAGAGGATATATCTAAAAATCTAATGACTATTAAAAACATACCTCTAAAAATAAATGATAATGATGAGATAGTTGTAAGGGGAGAAGTATACATATCTAAAGAAGATTTTAAAAAGGTAAATGAGCAACAATCAGAACAAGATCTTCAAGGATTTGCAAATCCACGAAATTTAGCAGCAGGATCTCTTAGACAGCTAGATCCAAAATTAACAGCTAAAAGACCATTAGACATATTTATATTTAACTTAGAGTACTCACAAAACAATCAATTTAAAAGTCATAGTGAGTCTTTAGAATTTTTAAGTAAATTAGGATTTTCTGTGAGTCCAAATTATAAAGTATGTAAAAATATAGATGAAGTAATTGAACACATTAAATATTGGACAGAAAATAGAGAAAACTTAGAATTTGAAATAGATGGAATGGTAATAAAAGTAAATAGTTTAAAGCAAAGAGAATCTATGGGATACACAGCAAAAAGTCCAAGATGGGCTATTGCATACAAATTCCCGGCAGAAAAGAAAAAAACAAAAATAATAGATATAATAGTAGAAGTAGGAAGAACAGGTACTATAACTCCTACAGCCGTTTTAGAACCTGTTAGACTAGCTGGAACAAGTGTAAGCAGAGCGACATTACACAATGAAGATTATATAAAAGAAAAAGATATAAAAATTAATGATACAGTATTAGTTCAAAAGGCAGGAGATATAATTCCTCAAGTACTAGAAGTAATAAAAGAAGAGCGTACAGGTGAAGAAGTAGAATTTAATATGCCAGATAAATGCCCAGTTTGCTCAGAGCCAACAGTAAGATTAGAAGGAGAATCTGCTGTAAAATGTATAAATATATCTTGTCCAGCTCAAATAAGAAGAGGAATAATACACTTTGCATCTAGAGATGCTATGAACATAGATGGACTAGGAGAATCTATAATAAGTTTATTATTAAATGAAAATATAATAAATGATATATCAGATCTATATAAAATTAGAAAAGAAGATGTGGTAAACTTAGAAAGAATGGGTGAAAAATCAGCTACTAATCTTATAAATGCAATCAATAAATCAAAAGAAAATGATTTATGGAGATTAATTAATGGGTTGGGTATTAAATTTATAGGAACAAAGGGAGCAAAAATACTTGCTAATAGTTATAAAGATTTAGATAAAATAATGAATACTACAGCAAGTGAACTTGTAAATCTAGAAGAGTTTGGTGAGACTATGGCAAATAGTGTAGTTGAATTCTTTAAAGAAGATAAAAATATAAAAGTAGTAGATAAATTAAAAGAATATGGACTAAATACTAAAGTTATAGAAAATGAAAATAATGATATAAATAAAGTATTTGAAGGAATGAAAATTGTTTTAACAGGTACTCTTCCTACTTTAAAAAGAAATGATGCAAAAGAAATGATAGAGTCAAGAGGAGGAAAGTCAACATCAAGTGTAAGTAAGTCAACAACTTTCGTATTAGCTGGAGAAGAAGCAGGATCAAAGCTTACAAAAGCTAATGAATTAGGTATAAAGGTGATAGATGAAGATACATTTATAGAACTTTGTAAATTATCATCTAAAGAAGACGTAGAAAGTAGATTAAAATAG
- the rph gene encoding ribonuclease PH, which produces MARIDNRKNDQIRDIKITRNYTKYAEGSVLIEMGSTKVICTASIEDKVPPFLRNTGTGWINAEYSMLPRSTHQRKVRESSRGKVDGRTQEIQRLIGRAIRSVVDLTKIGERTIWVDCDVIQADGGTRTASITGAFVAVVDAINKLYKSKAIKHMPITNFVSAISVGIVEKEHLLDLCYEEDSNAQVDMNVIMTDKGEFVEVQGTGEERPFSREDLNKLLELGEKGNKELIKAQREALGEIADEILGVEYGDEIVIATNNAHKLEEIGDILNDLDYKIYSLNDVNLGGIEIVEDGKTFEHNALIKARTIAKKTKMIAISDDSGLEVDAIGKKPGIYSARFAGENATDEENREKLIKSLKNIPMSQRSARFVSAIAVVFPDGKEFVVRGTCEGHIGFEEKGKNGFGYDSLFIVDGYNKTFAEIPSSVKNAISHRANALKLMKIEFKKRVAK; this is translated from the coding sequence ATGGCAAGAATTGATAACAGAAAGAATGACCAAATTAGAGATATAAAAATTACTAGAAATTATACAAAGTATGCAGAAGGGTCTGTGCTTATAGAGATGGGATCAACAAAAGTTATATGTACAGCATCTATTGAAGATAAGGTACCTCCGTTTTTAAGAAATACAGGAACTGGTTGGATAAATGCTGAGTATTCGATGCTTCCAAGATCAACGCATCAAAGGAAGGTAAGAGAATCATCAAGAGGAAAAGTTGATGGTAGAACACAAGAAATACAAAGATTAATAGGTAGAGCAATAAGATCTGTAGTAGATTTAACTAAAATAGGGGAAAGAACTATATGGGTCGACTGTGATGTAATACAGGCCGACGGAGGAACTAGAACTGCATCTATAACAGGAGCTTTTGTAGCGGTAGTAGATGCTATAAATAAGTTATATAAATCAAAAGCAATAAAGCATATGCCAATAACAAATTTTGTATCAGCTATAAGTGTTGGTATAGTTGAAAAAGAACATTTACTAGACTTATGCTATGAGGAAGACTCAAATGCACAAGTAGATATGAACGTAATCATGACTGATAAAGGTGAATTTGTTGAAGTTCAAGGTACAGGAGAAGAAAGACCATTTTCTAGAGAAGATTTAAATAAACTATTAGAGCTTGGAGAAAAAGGAAATAAAGAATTAATAAAAGCTCAAAGAGAAGCTTTAGGTGAGATTGCAGATGAAATACTTGGAGTAGAATATGGTGATGAAATTGTTATAGCTACTAATAATGCTCATAAATTAGAAGAAATAGGGGATATACTTAATGATTTAGATTATAAAATATACTCTTTAAACGATGTAAATTTAGGTGGAATTGAAATTGTTGAAGATGGAAAAACTTTTGAGCATAATGCTTTAATAAAGGCTAGAACTATAGCTAAGAAGACTAAAATGATAGCTATATCTGACGATTCAGGTTTAGAGGTTGATGCTATAGGAAAAAAACCAGGAATATATTCAGCTAGATTTGCTGGAGAGAATGCTACTGATGAAGAAAATAGAGAAAAATTAATTAAATCTTTAAAAAATATACCAATGAGCCAAAGAAGTGCAAGATTCGTATCTGCCATAGCAGTTGTTTTCCCTGATGGAAAAGAATTTGTAGTAAGAGGAACTTGTGAAGGTCATATAGGATTTGAGGAAAAAGGTAAAAATGGATTTGGATATGATTCATTATTTATAGTTGATGGATATAATAAGACATTTGCAGAGATACCATCTTCAGTTAAAAATGCTATAAGCCATAGAGCTAATGCTTTAAAACTTATGAAGATTGAGTTCAAAAAAAGGGTAGCTAAGTAA